The proteins below are encoded in one region of Sulfolobus sp. A20:
- a CDS encoding tryptophan--tRNA ligase yields MPDEFVVTPWEVKGKVDYDKLIVQFGTQKITESLKERIKSLVGSLHVMLRRDIFFSHRDLDLILNDYENGKGFFLYTGRAPSLGMHVGHLIPFIFTKWLQEKFKVNVYIEITDDEKFMRNADYTLEQTRSWAYDNILDIIAVGFDPDRTFIFQDTEYIRNMYPIAIKIAKKLNFSEVKATFGLDISSNIGIIFYPALQIAPTMFEKRRCLIPAGIDQDPYWRLQRDIAESLGYFKAAQIHSKFLPPLTGPEGKMSSSIPESAIYLTDDPKTVERKIMKYAFSGGQPTIELHRKYGGNPDIDVSFQWLYYFFEEDDRRIEEIREEYKSGKMLTGELKQILVEKLNEFLERHRQNREKAKDLVNVFKYDGKLATEMWQKIHE; encoded by the coding sequence ATGCCAGACGAATTCGTTGTTACTCCATGGGAAGTCAAAGGTAAGGTTGATTATGATAAGCTAATAGTTCAATTTGGAACTCAAAAGATCACCGAATCTCTAAAGGAGAGGATAAAGAGTTTGGTTGGAAGTTTACACGTCATGTTGAGGAGAGATATATTTTTCTCCCATAGAGATTTAGATTTAATTCTTAATGATTATGAAAATGGGAAGGGATTTTTCCTATATACTGGAAGAGCTCCATCCTTAGGGATGCACGTTGGTCACTTAATACCATTTATATTCACTAAATGGCTTCAAGAGAAGTTTAAGGTGAACGTTTACATCGAGATTACTGATGACGAAAAGTTTATGAGGAATGCTGACTATACTCTAGAGCAAACTAGGAGTTGGGCTTATGATAATATTTTAGACATAATAGCTGTAGGCTTTGATCCAGATAGGACTTTCATTTTTCAAGATACTGAATATATTAGGAACATGTATCCTATAGCGATTAAAATTGCTAAAAAATTGAACTTCTCTGAGGTAAAAGCCACCTTTGGGCTAGATATCTCTTCCAACATTGGTATAATATTCTATCCAGCATTACAAATAGCTCCTACCATGTTTGAGAAGAGAAGATGCTTGATACCAGCCGGTATAGACCAAGATCCCTATTGGAGGCTTCAGAGGGATATAGCGGAATCTTTAGGATATTTTAAGGCTGCTCAAATACACAGTAAGTTTCTTCCACCATTAACCGGTCCAGAAGGTAAAATGAGCTCCTCAATACCAGAATCTGCTATTTATTTAACTGATGATCCTAAAACCGTTGAGAGAAAAATCATGAAGTACGCATTTTCTGGCGGTCAGCCTACTATTGAACTTCATAGGAAATACGGAGGAAATCCAGATATTGATGTTTCATTTCAATGGTTGTATTACTTTTTTGAAGAGGATGATAGAAGAATCGAGGAAATAAGAGAAGAATACAAGTCTGGTAAAATGTTAACAGGTGAATTGAAGCAAATTCTCGTTGAGAAGTTAAATGAGTTTTTAGAAAGGCATAGGCAGAATAGGGAAAAAGCTAAGGATTTAGTAAATGTGTTTAAATATGATGGTAAGTTAGCTACTGAGATGTGGCAGAAGATTCATGAATAG
- the alaXM gene encoding alanyl-tRNA editing protein AlaXM has product MTEELYLNDSYVKEFESKVIKILDNYVILDKTAFYPGGGGLENDLGFLENNKGEKVKVLEVKKENGEILHKVESNKFNEGELVKGVIDWERRYRMMRLHTASHIISALAYEKFGSLITGGHISPEYAKDDFNVEDKAILIELINEANEIVKKSIDVKVYFLPRDEALMIPAIVKLAGRNPPEIPIWRIVEIPGIDIQADGGPHVKNTREIGEIVLLKVENKGKGRKRVYYTVKP; this is encoded by the coding sequence ATGACCGAAGAACTATATCTTAATGATTCATACGTTAAAGAATTCGAAAGTAAGGTCATAAAAATACTTGATAACTATGTAATTTTAGATAAGACAGCATTCTATCCGGGAGGAGGAGGGTTAGAAAACGACCTAGGTTTTTTAGAAAATAATAAAGGCGAAAAGGTAAAAGTACTAGAGGTAAAAAAAGAGAATGGAGAAATATTGCATAAGGTTGAATCTAACAAGTTTAATGAAGGCGAATTAGTAAAGGGAGTTATTGATTGGGAAAGAAGATATAGGATGATGAGACTTCATACTGCCTCTCACATAATTTCTGCTTTAGCCTACGAGAAATTTGGTTCTCTTATAACTGGAGGTCACATAAGCCCAGAATACGCTAAAGATGATTTTAACGTAGAGGATAAGGCAATACTAATAGAGCTAATAAATGAAGCGAACGAGATTGTTAAAAAGTCAATAGATGTTAAGGTGTACTTTTTACCTAGAGATGAAGCATTAATGATTCCAGCAATAGTAAAACTAGCTGGGAGGAACCCTCCAGAAATTCCTATATGGAGAATAGTTGAAATACCAGGCATTGATATACAAGCTGATGGAGGACCCCACGTTAAAAATACTAGAGAAATAGGAGAAATTGTTTTATTAAAAGTAGAAAATAAAGGAAAAGGTAGAAAGAGGGTCTATTACACTGTAAAGCCCTAA
- a CDS encoding Hsp20/alpha crystallin family protein, whose product MPNVFIREDEDPDYDVYISQDKVVIYLDLRGKEVTYNRILIKSDGEKIYILNSVNNSIVKIIALPTRIDSSTVTFNYKNGIFIIQGNKVN is encoded by the coding sequence ATGCCTAACGTGTTTATTAGAGAAGATGAAGATCCAGACTACGATGTATATATCAGTCAAGATAAGGTAGTAATATACCTAGATCTTAGAGGTAAAGAGGTAACTTATAACAGGATTTTAATTAAATCTGATGGAGAAAAAATATATATATTAAATTCCGTAAATAATAGCATTGTTAAAATAATAGCATTACCTACTAGAATTGACTCATCAACGGTCACCTTTAACTACAAAAACGGTATATTTATAATTCAAGGGAATAAAGTAAACTAA
- a CDS encoding transcription initiation factor IIB codes for MLYLSEESKSAPCPPDKIIFDAERGEYICTETGEVLEDKIIDQGPEWRAFTPEEKEKRSRVGGPLNDTIHDRGLSTLIDWKDKDAMGRTLDPKRRLEALRWRKWQIRARIQSSVDRNLAQAMNELERIGNLLSLPKSVKDEAALIYRKAVEKGLVRGRSIESVVAAAIYAACRRMKLARTLDEIAQYTKANRKEVARCYRLLLRELSVDVPVSDPKDYVTRIANLLGLSGAVMKTAAEIIDKAKDVGLTAGKDPAGLAAAAIYIASLLHDERRTQKEIAQVAGVTEVTVRNRYKELTQELKISIPTQ; via the coding sequence GTGTTATATTTGTCTGAAGAGAGTAAATCCGCGCCTTGTCCTCCAGATAAGATTATTTTTGACGCTGAGAGAGGAGAATATATTTGCACTGAAACTGGTGAAGTTTTAGAAGATAAAATTATCGATCAAGGACCAGAGTGGAGGGCTTTCACACCAGAAGAGAAGGAGAAAAGAAGTAGAGTTGGAGGACCTCTTAATGATACTATTCATGATAGAGGATTATCTACTCTAATCGACTGGAAAGATAAAGATGCAATGGGAAGGACCTTAGATCCTAAGAGAAGGTTAGAAGCACTAAGGTGGAGAAAGTGGCAAATAAGGGCTAGGATACAAAGCTCGGTTGATAGAAACTTAGCGCAAGCAATGAATGAATTAGAGAGAATAGGTAACTTATTAAGTTTGCCTAAGTCCGTTAAAGATGAAGCTGCGTTGATATATAGAAAGGCAGTTGAGAAGGGTCTGGTAAGAGGGAGAAGTATTGAGAGCGTCGTAGCTGCTGCAATTTACGCAGCATGTAGGAGAATGAAGCTAGCTAGGACTTTGGACGAGATTGCCCAGTATACTAAGGCTAATAGAAAGGAAGTTGCCAGGTGTTATAGGCTATTGTTAAGGGAATTAAGCGTAGACGTCCCGGTTAGTGATCCTAAGGACTATGTTACTAGAATTGCCAACTTATTAGGTTTAAGTGGTGCAGTTATGAAGACAGCTGCAGAAATAATTGATAAGGCTAAGGATGTAGGTCTAACGGCTGGAAAAGATCCCGCTGGTTTAGCTGCTGCAGCAATATATATAGCTAGCTTACTTCATGACGAGAGAAGAACACAGAAGGAGATTGCACAAGTGGCTGGTGTAACTGAAGTAACTGTAAGAAATAGGTATAAGGAATTAACTCAAGAACTAAAAATATCAATTCCTACTCAATAA
- the cbp1 gene encoding CRISPR DNA repeat-binding protein Cbp1, which translates to MVEDEELLYKAKKMYEEGLSIRQIASQLGLSYSKVRRLLIKAQVNFRGKIPNDLVKKIIQLASQGYSANRISRELNLNFNTVLRILRKNNLVKRKRKLNKDEITKIKEKYEKGESIYRIAKDLNISTNLVVYHLKKLGVYKPIHESSATSQ; encoded by the coding sequence ATGGTTGAAGATGAGGAGTTGTTATATAAGGCTAAGAAGATGTATGAGGAGGGCTTAAGTATTAGGCAAATAGCCTCACAATTAGGCTTAAGTTACTCTAAGGTGAGAAGATTATTAATTAAAGCGCAAGTAAATTTTAGAGGGAAGATCCCTAATGATTTAGTGAAGAAGATTATCCAGTTAGCTTCGCAAGGATATAGTGCTAACCGGATTAGTAGGGAACTTAATCTCAACTTTAACACTGTTCTAAGAATACTTCGAAAAAACAATTTAGTGAAGAGGAAAAGAAAGCTAAATAAAGATGAAATAACTAAGATAAAAGAAAAATATGAAAAAGGAGAATCAATTTATAGAATAGCAAAAGACCTAAATATCTCTACAAATTTAGTAGTTTATCATTTAAAAAAATTAGGCGTATATAAGCCTATTCATGAATCTTCTGCCACATCTCAGTAG
- the cdvB1/B2 gene encoding cell division protein CdvB1/B2, producing the protein MLGKDFQKIWGEKEEKYKFKGSKEPLKYRLVQAHYKISSMISRLDAYISRMQERDKVLFERVVEAQMAKDTQRAAMYANEVAEIRKISKQLLTTQIALEQVELRLETVSELGDIFVNLIPVLGVVNELKSTLRGIMPEVSIELADLGEGLQEIVTESGEFTGLSTYSAASSPEARKILEEASIVAEQRMKEKFPELPAGSALLNKSNT; encoded by the coding sequence ATGCTTGGTAAAGATTTCCAAAAGATATGGGGAGAAAAAGAAGAAAAGTATAAGTTTAAGGGCTCAAAGGAGCCACTTAAATACAGATTAGTTCAAGCTCACTATAAAATTAGTTCAATGATTAGTAGATTAGATGCATATATCAGTAGGATGCAGGAAAGAGATAAAGTTCTATTTGAGAGGGTAGTGGAAGCACAGATGGCTAAAGATACACAAAGAGCTGCTATGTATGCTAATGAGGTAGCAGAAATAAGGAAGATATCCAAGCAGCTATTGACTACTCAAATTGCCTTAGAGCAAGTGGAATTAAGGTTAGAGACAGTTTCAGAACTAGGTGACATATTTGTCAATTTAATACCGGTTTTAGGAGTAGTTAATGAGCTTAAGAGTACGTTGAGAGGGATAATGCCAGAAGTCTCGATCGAATTAGCTGACTTAGGAGAAGGATTACAAGAAATAGTAACAGAGTCTGGAGAGTTCACTGGCTTATCAACATATTCAGCAGCCTCTTCACCAGAAGCTAGAAAGATATTAGAGGAGGCATCCATAGTGGCAGAGCAAAGGATGAAGGAGAAGTTCCCAGAACTACCAGCTGGATCTGCTTTACTCAACAAATCCAATACATAA
- the speB gene encoding agmatinase, with translation MKDSRLFYLNENNKKFAGFNKETSPFIILGIPMDITSSFRPGSRFTPSVIRDTAQYIEFYSVRTGVDMGEIGFNDVGDVILHPSAVEENLSRISSIINYFVENQNIPISIGGEHTITAGVIRGMKREGLCVISFDAHLDLREEYMGYKYDHACVMRRISEYGVKIIEVGTRAVSKEELEYAKYKGIIFFTPQQVKTLGAREVSRKIINSTQECKSLYISIDMDGIDPAYAPGVATPEPEGLDPSTVLDIINLVVDKRVIGFDIVEISPPYDTSGITTVLGAKLIMETAASIYKAKWL, from the coding sequence ATGAAGGATAGTAGACTATTCTATTTAAATGAGAATAATAAAAAATTTGCTGGATTTAATAAAGAAACCTCTCCATTTATTATATTAGGAATACCAATGGATATTACAAGCAGTTTTAGACCAGGCAGTAGATTCACTCCAAGCGTAATTAGAGATACTGCCCAATATATAGAATTTTATTCAGTCAGAACTGGTGTTGATATGGGAGAAATAGGCTTCAATGACGTTGGTGACGTAATACTTCACCCCTCAGCTGTTGAAGAAAACTTATCGAGGATTTCAAGTATTATTAACTATTTTGTAGAAAATCAAAATATTCCAATATCAATTGGCGGAGAGCATACGATAACTGCTGGAGTTATAAGAGGTATGAAAAGGGAAGGATTATGTGTGATTAGTTTCGATGCTCATTTAGATCTAAGAGAGGAATACATGGGATATAAGTATGATCACGCATGCGTTATGAGGAGGATATCAGAATATGGAGTTAAGATAATAGAAGTGGGAACTAGAGCTGTTAGCAAAGAAGAGCTAGAATATGCTAAATACAAAGGTATAATATTCTTTACTCCTCAACAAGTTAAGACATTAGGAGCTAGAGAGGTTTCCAGAAAAATAATAAACAGCACTCAAGAATGTAAATCATTGTACATCTCCATAGACATGGACGGAATAGATCCAGCTTATGCACCAGGCGTTGCTACTCCAGAACCAGAGGGATTAGATCCTTCAACAGTCCTAGATATAATAAATCTAGTTGTAGATAAAAGAGTAATAGGATTTGACATAGTAGAAATTTCTCCTCCATATGACACGTCTGGGATAACGACTGTACTAGGAGCTAAGTTGATTATGGAAACAGCAGCTTCTATATATAAAGCTAAATGGCTTTAA
- the glyS gene encoding glycine--tRNA ligase — protein sequence MSETLNKVMDLAKRRGIFWPSYEIYGGVAGLYDIGPIGVKIKNKILKLWRKYFIEDNDDFVVEVETPIIGPSKVFEASGHVESFTDPVVECTKCRRVYRADHLIEDALKRSVEGLKPEELTKMIKENNLKCPSCGGDLGEVRLFNLLFATTIGPFTGNIGYLRPETAQGMFTSFKRVYESVRQKLPLGIAQIGRVARNEISPRQGLIRMREFSIMEIEFFIDPEDTENVPLSRFYDLKVKVLTKDEKVKDGRPKEYGIDEMVREKIVETPWMAYWMAVASKFVRALGINEFYFEEKLPHERAHYARQVFDQIAVINDMKVEISGHAYRGNYDLSRHMKFSGQDLSVFKKFEIPQAVKKKTVVIDNNKLKDKEKRKKLMDLIQNKQPEEIEEMLTKRVSIDGILLSDVISVIEREEKVTGKHFIPEVVEPSFGVERTLFLTILNAYKEKEGRTVLSLPRELGPYDVAVFPLLERENLINKAREIRDLLSKKYDILYDDSGSIGRRYARADEIGVPYAITIDPQTLVDNTVTIRDRDTWNQVRVKVNEIENSLQKLFSGEDISKIGIEVK from the coding sequence GTGAGTGAGACACTAAATAAAGTAATGGACCTAGCTAAGAGAAGAGGAATATTTTGGCCATCATATGAAATATATGGTGGAGTAGCTGGCTTATATGACATAGGTCCAATAGGTGTTAAAATTAAAAATAAGATATTAAAATTATGGAGAAAGTACTTTATAGAGGATAACGATGACTTCGTAGTTGAAGTAGAAACTCCCATAATTGGTCCTTCTAAAGTATTCGAGGCTAGTGGACATGTGGAGAGTTTTACTGATCCCGTAGTGGAGTGCACTAAATGTAGGAGAGTCTACAGAGCTGACCATTTAATTGAAGATGCTTTGAAGAGAAGCGTAGAAGGGCTTAAGCCAGAGGAATTAACGAAGATGATTAAGGAAAACAATTTAAAATGCCCCTCTTGTGGTGGGGATTTAGGCGAGGTTAGACTATTCAATCTATTATTTGCTACTACTATTGGTCCCTTTACAGGAAATATAGGTTATTTAAGACCAGAGACTGCTCAAGGAATGTTCACTTCTTTTAAAAGAGTTTATGAAAGTGTTAGACAAAAACTGCCATTAGGAATAGCACAAATCGGAAGGGTAGCAAGGAACGAGATCTCTCCAAGACAAGGGTTAATAAGAATGAGAGAATTTAGTATAATGGAGATAGAATTTTTCATTGATCCAGAGGATACCGAAAATGTCCCACTATCACGATTCTATGACTTAAAAGTTAAGGTATTAACTAAGGACGAGAAAGTAAAGGATGGTAGGCCTAAGGAATATGGTATTGATGAAATGGTTAGGGAGAAAATTGTTGAGACCCCCTGGATGGCTTATTGGATGGCTGTAGCATCTAAATTCGTTAGAGCGTTAGGTATTAATGAGTTTTACTTTGAAGAGAAATTGCCCCACGAAAGAGCTCATTATGCCAGACAAGTTTTCGATCAGATAGCAGTAATCAATGATATGAAGGTGGAAATTTCTGGTCACGCTTATAGAGGAAATTATGATCTATCTAGACACATGAAGTTTAGCGGACAAGACTTGAGTGTCTTTAAAAAATTTGAAATACCTCAAGCGGTGAAGAAAAAAACGGTGGTGATTGATAATAATAAACTAAAAGATAAAGAAAAAAGGAAAAAGCTAATGGATCTAATACAAAATAAGCAGCCCGAAGAAATTGAGGAAATGCTTACGAAAAGGGTTTCAATTGACGGTATATTGTTAAGTGATGTTATAAGCGTTATAGAGAGAGAAGAGAAAGTAACTGGTAAACATTTCATCCCTGAGGTCGTAGAACCTTCCTTTGGTGTAGAAAGAACTTTATTCTTGACAATACTGAACGCCTACAAGGAGAAAGAAGGGAGAACTGTATTGTCATTACCTAGAGAATTGGGACCTTATGATGTGGCAGTTTTTCCTCTTCTAGAACGTGAAAATTTAATTAATAAAGCTAGGGAAATTAGGGACCTTCTTTCTAAAAAGTATGATATACTTTACGATGATTCTGGAAGTATAGGAAGGAGATATGCAAGGGCTGATGAGATAGGAGTGCCTTATGCTATTACAATTGATCCTCAGACGTTAGTAGATAATACTGTTACGATTAGGGATAGGGATACGTGGAACCAAGTTAGAGTTAAGGTTAATGAGATCGAAAATTCATTGCAAAAGTTATTTAGCGGAGAGGACATTAGTAAAATTGGAATTGAGGTGAAGTAA
- the yciH gene encoding stress response translation initiation inhibitor YciH, which yields MAENLCGGLPPDICEQLTKEEQFIKIKVEKRRYGKEVTIIEGLGQSDNELKKIASELKSKLAAGGTVKDGKILIQGDHKEKIREILIKMGYPESNILVIE from the coding sequence ATGGCAGAAAATTTATGTGGGGGTCTCCCACCAGATATATGTGAACAATTAACAAAAGAGGAACAATTTATAAAAATAAAGGTAGAAAAAAGAAGATATGGAAAAGAAGTTACAATAATAGAAGGTCTAGGACAATCAGATAATGAGTTAAAAAAGATAGCTTCTGAACTCAAGTCAAAGCTAGCAGCAGGAGGTACTGTAAAAGATGGAAAAATACTTATTCAAGGAGATCACAAGGAAAAAATACGTGAAATACTAATAAAAATGGGGTACCCAGAATCAAATATTTTAGTTATTGAGTAG
- a CDS encoding aminotransferase class I/II-fold pyridoxal phosphate-dependent enzyme translates to MRHGGFPWNKGYPSNINDFSVNLNPLGTPRFVDEIINEAIRLGIHKYYPPEDYSYIKSIIGEIYGVDKDFIGVFNGASEAINLLDNDFIVPQPNYSDYKYVSYYNAEEMEDKFRFMLHKKYRKIILSNPNNPTGAYVSVPEIEDFLRSGNELVVDESFIDISLTESSVKLVEEYKNLLIINSFTKSFSIPGLRIGFTIGQRSKEIEKRAPSWRVNSLAYYLISHLDPKEVRTFFYESKMKTKELIEYVSNAKKEFKVYKTVAPYFLAEFPIKVSTLNEKIVKYGYFIRDASNFIGLRFTHGRISLRRDIGKLLSLINKILTTSQQ, encoded by the coding sequence ATGAGGCATGGAGGATTTCCTTGGAATAAGGGCTATCCTTCTAATATAAATGATTTTAGCGTAAATCTGAACCCATTAGGAACTCCAAGGTTTGTTGATGAGATAATAAATGAGGCTATAAGGTTAGGAATACATAAGTATTATCCACCCGAGGACTACTCGTACATAAAGTCAATAATCGGAGAAATATATGGAGTAGATAAAGATTTTATAGGAGTGTTTAATGGGGCATCAGAGGCAATAAACTTACTAGATAATGATTTCATAGTTCCTCAGCCCAATTATTCTGACTATAAATACGTATCTTATTATAACGCTGAAGAAATGGAAGACAAATTTAGATTTATGTTACATAAAAAGTATAGAAAGATTATATTAAGTAATCCAAACAATCCTACTGGAGCATATGTAAGTGTTCCAGAAATAGAAGACTTTCTTAGAAGTGGGAATGAGTTGGTAGTTGATGAGTCCTTTATAGATATTAGCCTAACAGAGAGTTCAGTAAAGCTTGTAGAAGAATATAAAAATTTGTTGATAATTAATTCCTTCACAAAGAGTTTTTCTATTCCTGGGTTAAGAATTGGATTCACCATCGGACAAAGGAGTAAGGAAATAGAAAAACGTGCCCCTAGCTGGAGAGTAAACTCATTAGCTTATTACTTAATATCACATTTAGACCCTAAGGAAGTAAGGACGTTTTTTTACGAGAGCAAAATGAAGACTAAGGAATTAATTGAATATGTAAGTAATGCTAAAAAGGAATTTAAAGTATATAAAACGGTAGCTCCATATTTCTTAGCGGAGTTTCCTATAAAAGTTTCAACACTAAATGAGAAGATTGTAAAGTATGGATATTTTATTAGAGACGCAAGCAATTTCATAGGTTTAAGATTTACGCATGGTAGGATATCTCTGAGGAGAGATATAGGTAAATTGTTATCCTTGATAAATAAGATACTTACTACCTCCCAGCAATAA
- a CDS encoding GtrA family protein, with product MEKVVFNKLLKFAVVGALGTVVNEGIYVYASKVIPISIALALGIELSLIFNFFLNDIWTFRDKRVGTFIKRMVKFHGSSYLGNVIQYVVALVLLIYMLHYTSLSQVLTIIFFVKQISANTLILTNFLGILAGFLVRFITSYKYVWA from the coding sequence GTGGAGAAGGTAGTATTTAATAAGCTGTTGAAATTCGCTGTAGTTGGCGCTTTGGGAACTGTAGTGAATGAGGGTATTTACGTTTACGCTTCTAAGGTTATCCCTATCTCAATAGCCTTAGCATTAGGCATAGAACTATCTTTAATTTTTAATTTCTTCTTGAATGATATTTGGACATTTCGTGATAAAAGAGTTGGAACGTTTATCAAGAGAATGGTGAAGTTTCATGGTTCTTCTTATTTAGGCAACGTAATTCAGTACGTAGTTGCGTTAGTGTTATTGATATATATGCTACACTATACCTCCCTTTCTCAAGTTTTAACTATTATATTCTTTGTAAAACAAATTTCAGCAAATACATTAATTTTAACTAATTTTTTAGGAATATTAGCAGGCTTTCTAGTAAGATTCATCACTTCATATAAATACGTTTGGGCTTAG
- a CDS encoding helix-turn-helix domain-containing protein produces MLLYAVIKTPYADDFQGLHLTNASVNILDIRVDKNGIKTLLEIRGDEEVANTICEEPVKISRYKFICTIYAKSPLLNVISQYIIMNGAFSSEGIIWTLILNNYVELRSLLNSLLSTTRDVKVLKIVKAERKDPITARQEQILKVALEAGFFDYPRRIGLKELAKKLNMSPSSLSEIIRRAEKNIIVEYFKNREL; encoded by the coding sequence ATGCTATTATACGCCGTCATTAAGACGCCTTATGCTGATGATTTTCAAGGACTACATTTGACTAACGCTTCTGTTAACATCTTAGACATTAGGGTAGATAAAAACGGCATTAAAACTTTACTTGAAATTAGAGGAGATGAAGAGGTAGCCAATACAATTTGTGAGGAACCAGTGAAAATATCTAGGTATAAGTTTATATGTACGATCTATGCAAAATCACCGTTACTTAACGTTATTTCTCAATACATAATTATGAACGGTGCATTTTCAAGTGAGGGGATAATTTGGACATTAATACTTAATAATTACGTTGAGCTTAGAAGCCTGCTGAACTCATTATTATCAACTACAAGAGACGTCAAGGTGTTAAAGATAGTTAAGGCAGAGAGAAAAGATCCTATAACCGCGAGGCAAGAGCAAATATTAAAGGTAGCATTAGAAGCTGGATTCTTTGATTATCCAAGAAGAATAGGCCTAAAGGAGTTGGCTAAGAAACTAAATATGAGCCCGTCGAGTTTAAGTGAAATTATCAGGAGAGCTGAAAAAAATATTATAGTCGAATACTTCAAGAATAGAGAGCTATGA
- a CDS encoding LysE family transporter: MDLLVYLGLGIVLGLSMAAPPGPVNAMIANEATKSWLHGSSVGAGAMTADFIFFWIVFFIQGFIPNYVLMPLYLIGGAFMLYLSYATLRSKMPSSSVRGNYFIGLLMGLSNPYQISWWVTVGISMIRSLSISIIPGFFLGIVIWIFSFPRLINLVGLKYIKYVKIISSSILLVFGIYLIYEGIIHVI, translated from the coding sequence ATGGACTTGCTTGTATACTTAGGGCTTGGCATAGTATTGGGCTTATCCATGGCTGCTCCGCCTGGTCCAGTTAACGCTATGATAGCTAACGAAGCTACTAAATCATGGCTTCATGGGAGTAGTGTTGGAGCGGGTGCTATGACTGCCGACTTCATCTTCTTTTGGATAGTATTCTTTATTCAAGGTTTTATCCCGAATTATGTGTTAATGCCACTGTATTTAATAGGTGGAGCGTTTATGCTATATCTTTCGTACGCTACTCTAAGATCTAAAATGCCTTCCAGTTCAGTAAGGGGAAACTATTTCATTGGATTGTTAATGGGATTATCAAATCCTTATCAGATAAGTTGGTGGGTCACAGTTGGGATTTCCATGATAAGATCTTTATCCATCTCAATAATACCTGGATTCTTTTTGGGAATAGTAATTTGGATATTTAGTTTTCCTCGACTGATAAACTTAGTAGGATTAAAGTACATAAAATATGTAAAAATTATATCATCTTCAATATTATTAGTATTTGGGATATATCTTATATATGAGGGAATTATTCATGTTATCTAA
- a CDS encoding DNA-directed RNA polymerase subunit P — protein sequence MAVYRCGKCWKTFTDEQLKVLPGVRCPYCGYKIIYMIRKPTIKTVKAI from the coding sequence ATGGCAGTATACAGATGTGGCAAATGTTGGAAAACGTTCACTGATGAGCAATTGAAAGTGTTGCCAGGTGTTAGATGCCCTTACTGTGGATATAAAATAATATATATGATTAGAAAACCTACTATAAAAACCGTTAAAGCCATTTAG